DNA from Oceanispirochaeta sp.:
GGAATTGAAAAAAATCATAACCAGGATGAATATAAAGGGAAACGGTAAGGATCGTCCTGTGGGCCGATTCTGACTCGTCTGGGAACGGCTGAGTGCCTCGGCGCTGATATCCTTATCACCCTTGACGACATCTGTAACAACCGCCGTACCGGCAATGATTCCCCCAGCAAAATCCCCTTTGGAGAAATATGGAATCATCACTTCCCGGACAATGTAGCCTGTCTTTGCATCTGTCAATTCAGATTCAAGGCCGTACCCCACTTCCAGGCGGACCTTTCTGTCTTCCAATGCCAGCAGAAGGAGGATGCCCTTGTCCTCCCCTTTCTGTCCCAGCTTCCACTTCTCCACGGTCCTGATTGAGAATCCTTCCAGATCTTCCCCATCAAGACTGGGAATCGTTAGAACGGCCATCTGTATAGAGGTCTGATTTTCCAGTGCTGCGAGGGTACTCTCCAGGTTCTGTTTCTGTGAGGATGAAAAAATCCCCGCATTATCATTGACCCGGCCCTTCAGAGACGGCACATCCAGGGCCATGACCGTAAAAGGAAGAAAAAAGATAAACAGAATGAGAGCTGTAATTTTATGTTTCATTTTATTCCTCCAGAATGACGATGCGGTCACTCAATTCATTTATATCATCTTCGGTTCCGGGAAAATGTTCATTCAGCAATGTACCGCAGCGGGTAAGGGCTTTCTGAAGTCCCGCTGAAAGTTTTTTATCGTCAATGCTGGCGCTCAGGTCTGTAACGATCTGCTGCCATTCCTCAGCTGGAATTTTAGAGCTGATCCCTTTGTCGGCTATCAACTCTACCCGACGTTCCATAAAAGAGACAAAAAGGAGGATGCCCGTGCCCTCAGCCGTAGCATAGACTCCGGATTCACTGAAATGCCTCAACGCTCTGGCTCTCACCCTGGTCTTCATGATTTTTTTTGGAATAATGATTCGATCTACCGCTGGAATATTGCTGAAGAAGTAGAACAAACTACCGGCGAAGAAGCTGAGAAGCCCCATACTCATGGGTACATACCATTCCGGGCTGTTCCAGACCAGAGAGGAAGCGAGAGTACTGAACTGTTTGAAAAACAGGAGTTCCATCAGATAAATCAGAACTCCAAAAAATATAGAAGCCCTC
Protein-coding regions in this window:
- a CDS encoding TPM domain-containing protein; translated protein: MKHKITALILFIFFLPFTVMALDVPSLKGRVNDNAGIFSSSQKQNLESTLAALENQTSIQMAVLTIPSLDGEDLEGFSIRTVEKWKLGQKGEDKGILLLLALEDRKVRLEVGYGLESELTDAKTGYIVREVMIPYFSKGDFAGGIIAGTAVVTDVVKGDKDISAEALSRSQTSQNRPTGRSLPFPFIFILVMIFFNS
- a CDS encoding TPM domain-containing protein gives rise to the protein MRKSILTLEEQADIAEAVKKAESSTSGEISTALIPESSDYAFFELRASIFFGVLIYLMELLFFKQFSTLASSLVWNSPEWYVPMSMGLLSFFAGSLFYFFSNIPAVDRIIIPKKIMKTRVRARALRHFSESGVYATAEGTGILLFVSFMERRVELIADKGISSKIPAEEWQQIVTDLSASIDDKKLSAGLQKALTRCGTLLNEHFPGTEDDINELSDRIVILEE